The Sulfurimonas lithotrophica genome includes a region encoding these proteins:
- a CDS encoding PP2C family protein-serine/threonine phosphatase — MKNKSFSFTHPGHKRRVNEDSFYVNDEKGLWVVCDGMGGHEEGLFASSLATDSFSALELNSTFNDNVERILQTIHFIKQQLDKKVYTLDINDFVGTTLILLYIKDGKALCISAGDSRCYILRNDKLSLVNKDHTRDVIDAKQETRSVLTNAIFAPGDINIDIKKFTINKNDVFLLCSDGLYSYLNIKEIKHAMNLAFEGRGLNLLKTSVLSQDADDNLTGAMICVL; from the coding sequence ATGAAAAATAAAAGTTTTTCTTTTACACACCCTGGACATAAAAGAAGAGTTAACGAAGACTCTTTTTATGTAAATGATGAAAAAGGATTATGGGTTGTTTGTGATGGTATGGGTGGACATGAAGAAGGTTTGTTTGCCAGTAGTTTAGCAACTGATAGTTTTTCAGCTTTAGAACTAAACTCAACTTTTAATGATAATGTCGAAAGAATTCTACAAACTATTCATTTTATTAAACAACAGCTTGATAAAAAAGTTTATACTTTAGATATTAATGATTTTGTCGGTACAACTCTAATATTACTATATATTAAAGATGGTAAAGCATTATGTATAAGTGCCGGTGATTCAAGGTGTTATATATTAAGGAATGATAAGTTATCACTAGTTAATAAAGATCATACAAGAGATGTAATCGATGCGAAACAAGAAACCAGAAGTGTTTTAACAAATGCAATTTTTGCACCTGGAGATATAAATATAGATATAAAGAAGTTTACTATAAATAAAAATGATGTTTTTTTATTGTGTAGCGATGGTTTATACTCTTATTTAAATATCAAAGAAATAAAGCATGCTATGAATCTGGCATTTGAAGGTAGAGGGTTAAATTTACTGAAAACATCTGTTCTTTCTCAAGATGCTGACGATAATTTAACAGGTGCTATGATATGTGTATTATAG
- a CDS encoding serine/threonine-protein kinase — translation MCIIGSNKNKQALIEDIYENTSGIFNQRYIIVEYISFGGMSVVFKVKDIYCEYFNENKQLVIKIPIKNLLKKDDIAAFMYSEYTFLRDLNNENIVKVYDYGIDINTDIPYIVMEYLDGSLLENINLQNLKYKDKIFIFKNLHNTIRHIHKKGIIHADITPKNITVVHNKFITLFDFGISKRINTEKKMELDYNQAKAYNPKYSAPEIINGGKPTVESDLFSLALVLYEIFTTNLPFNINSLELEKKPLTFLNCPKQIPFILKIWFVKNLNINPKKRTNKLSILHKVII, via the coding sequence ATGTGTATTATAGGCTCAAATAAAAACAAACAAGCTTTAATTGAAGATATATATGAAAATACATCAGGAATTTTCAATCAAAGATATATAATAGTTGAATATATATCTTTTGGTGGAATGAGTGTAGTTTTTAAAGTTAAAGATATATATTGTGAATACTTTAATGAGAATAAACAGTTAGTTATTAAAATTCCTATAAAGAATTTACTAAAAAAAGATGATATAGCTGCTTTTATGTATTCTGAATACACTTTTTTAAGGGATTTGAATAATGAAAATATTGTCAAAGTATATGACTATGGTATAGATATTAATACTGATATTCCATATATTGTTATGGAATATTTAGATGGAAGTTTACTAGAAAATATAAATTTACAAAATTTAAAATATAAAGATAAAATTTTTATATTTAAAAATTTACATAATACCATCAGACATATCCATAAAAAAGGTATTATTCATGCTGATATAACACCAAAAAATATAACAGTAGTACATAATAAGTTTATAACTTTATTTGATTTTGGTATATCAAAAAGAATAAATACTGAAAAAAAAATGGAGTTAGACTATAATCAAGCAAAAGCATATAATCCTAAATATTCCGCTCCTGAAATAATTAATGGAGGAAAACCAACAGTAGAGTCTGATCTTTTTTCATTGGCATTAGTCCTTTATGAAATATTTACTACAAATTTACCTTTTAATATAAATAGTTTAGAACTTGAAAAAAAACCATTGACATTTTTAAATTGTCCAAAACAGATACCCTTTATATTAAAAATATGGTTTGTTAAAAATTTAAATATTAATCCAAAAAAGAGAACTAATAAGTTGTCTATTTTACACAAAGTGATTATTTAA
- a CDS encoding Hcp family type VI secretion system effector has protein sequence MNNPIFISIEGSTQGLMTEGAFTPESVGNSYQEGHENEALVKEFKHTIKVPRDPQSGQPSGQRIHEPLIVSKLFDKSSPLLYNALTKGETLKNVEMKWYRTSYEGKPEHYFTMVLEDAVIVNISSDMGLEDNKTTSQIAPMEKVSFAYRKITWRHEIASTSGEDDWRLGVSKMA, from the coding sequence ATGAACAATCCAATTTTTATTTCAATAGAAGGAAGTACACAAGGTCTAATGACTGAAGGTGCTTTTACACCAGAATCGGTAGGTAATTCCTATCAAGAAGGTCACGAGAATGAAGCTCTTGTAAAAGAGTTTAAACATACGATTAAAGTTCCTAGAGATCCACAGTCTGGTCAACCATCAGGTCAAAGGATTCATGAACCTCTTATAGTTTCAAAACTTTTCGATAAATCTTCACCTCTTTTATACAATGCATTAACAAAGGGTGAAACACTTAAAAATGTTGAAATGAAGTGGTATAGAACTTCATATGAAGGTAAACCGGAACATTACTTTACAATGGTGTTAGAAGATGCTGTTATAGTAAACATATCTTCAGATATGGGTTTAGAAGATAATAAAACAACTTCTCAAATAGCCCCGATGGAAAAAGTTTCATTCGCATATAGAAAAATAACTTGGAGACATGAAATAGCTTCAACATCTGGTGAAGATGATTGGAGACTTGGTGTTAGTAAGATGGCATAA
- a CDS encoding type VI secretion system Vgr family protein — MSTLPTVNNSSKITKQLTNKINQRIVTDIVLKTLSNESFSVYRLSGSSEVGETYEFNVSFVSSHAIDIEDIVDTDVKISIKDENSLQIKEIYAKVYKASEDSVVASKYMYKLHVVSPLYYLKFNKRYEIYHDKKASDIITEIFNRYGSVLNIRLENKIDSEKIPLREYTTQYNQSDLEFIEMLCKEEGYSLVYHYSSEDKDFFTSAFEFTLCELNEHCKVINHSAVADFNISKKFVPTNVLEDYYDYDKPSLDMKTEFGATLDTEFLKDNSSTKQLRSHLQTHTLRDKLNVQDESLYKDLKRYSQIDAYANMAQSRVIEANTQELFIHDSMAIELHDEKAGKNFEVIITKCEYKIVSPNALEEYIEAEEFSDELEYEVHFEAIPKDVIYKPLQTTHKPKINSIQTAIVSKGTQQSDESANEIDVDEKGRIRVLFHFEQNKETSCYIRVASFYNGDGYGAQFLPRVNSEVLVSFINGDIDKPVVVGSLYNGENKLPYNLPKDKTKSYIRTHSIPAYEEEFGYNEISFEDKRGEEKLYQRAQKDYELEIKNNYKAVIDHDMHSIVGNDETQSINNNYKQTVGNDSTRQIQANDIKVVEKEEVHTINEDKELFVLKDYNTVVEQSKKTIVEKDMIHRVKGILHQYVHKDVKHKLLSNLFIQVGKDYRLDVTQSYHVKSKSEKHTTGTFEILAQDGISLKCGGSVLTVDGSGIHLKAPNVDTASGNGGVEATAVEKVEIEKPVYNKVRVTSLSVDVEKQVDITDILTFTAEVEVYEDDAWVAKTELTDTQKSQVVWAFVKNNDENDKDILTDNPVNDNITEDGLTMTVNVDEENIYKYAHVHCYVADSENEGYAMSELKRYLEVENILPNGGLDENSKVDCQAILNVEDPRADELEQIRWSINDKDKAEFNGKETITHDMNNESTRSVMFNAYIDGSKELMASCELQNTKKVQESSNTTSNEKSSSKNRDIEHDEI; from the coding sequence GTGTCCACTCTTCCAACAGTAAATAATTCTTCAAAAATCACTAAACAATTAACAAATAAGATAAATCAAAGGATAGTTACGGATATAGTGTTAAAAACACTCAGTAATGAGAGTTTTAGCGTATATAGACTAAGTGGAAGTAGTGAAGTCGGAGAAACGTATGAGTTTAATGTATCATTTGTTTCAAGTCATGCAATAGATATTGAAGATATAGTTGATACAGATGTAAAAATAAGTATAAAAGATGAAAACTCTTTACAGATTAAAGAGATATACGCTAAAGTTTATAAAGCAAGTGAAGACTCAGTGGTAGCTTCTAAATATATGTATAAACTACATGTTGTATCACCACTGTATTATTTAAAGTTTAACAAAAGATATGAGATATATCATGATAAAAAAGCAAGTGATATAATAACTGAGATATTTAATAGATACGGTTCAGTATTAAACATCCGTCTTGAGAACAAAATAGATAGTGAAAAAATTCCTCTTAGAGAATATACTACACAATACAATCAAAGTGATTTAGAATTTATAGAAATGCTTTGTAAAGAGGAAGGATATAGTTTAGTATATCATTACTCATCAGAAGATAAAGATTTTTTCACAAGTGCATTTGAGTTTACACTATGTGAACTAAATGAACATTGTAAAGTCATCAACCATTCAGCAGTAGCAGATTTTAATATATCTAAAAAGTTTGTACCTACTAATGTGCTTGAAGATTATTATGACTATGATAAACCATCACTGGATATGAAAACAGAGTTTGGAGCTACACTAGATACAGAATTTTTAAAAGATAATAGCTCTACTAAACAACTCCGTTCGCACTTACAAACACATACCTTGAGAGATAAACTAAATGTACAAGATGAGTCTTTATATAAAGACTTAAAAAGATACTCCCAAATAGATGCATATGCTAATATGGCACAGTCTAGAGTCATAGAAGCGAACACGCAAGAACTATTTATACATGATAGTATGGCTATAGAGTTACATGATGAAAAAGCAGGAAAAAATTTTGAAGTAATAATAACTAAGTGTGAATATAAAATAGTATCCCCAAATGCATTGGAAGAGTACATTGAAGCAGAAGAATTTAGTGATGAGTTAGAGTATGAAGTACACTTTGAAGCTATACCAAAGGATGTAATATATAAACCTCTCCAAACAACACATAAACCAAAAATAAACTCAATCCAAACAGCGATAGTATCTAAGGGTACACAACAAAGTGATGAATCTGCAAATGAAATAGATGTAGATGAAAAAGGTCGTATTAGAGTGTTGTTTCACTTTGAACAAAACAAAGAAACTTCGTGTTATATAAGGGTTGCAAGTTTTTACAATGGTGATGGATACGGAGCACAGTTTTTACCTCGTGTAAATAGTGAAGTTTTAGTTAGTTTTATAAATGGTGATATAGACAAACCTGTTGTAGTAGGATCTTTATATAATGGGGAAAATAAACTCCCATATAATCTTCCTAAAGATAAAACAAAGTCATATATACGTACACATTCAATACCAGCATATGAAGAAGAATTTGGCTATAACGAAATTAGCTTTGAAGATAAAAGAGGGGAAGAAAAACTCTATCAAAGAGCCCAAAAAGATTATGAACTTGAGATAAAAAATAATTACAAAGCTGTAATAGATCATGATATGCATAGCATAGTCGGAAACGATGAAACACAAAGTATAAACAACAACTATAAGCAAACTGTAGGTAATGATTCTACTCGTCAAATTCAAGCTAATGATATTAAAGTAGTTGAAAAAGAAGAAGTTCATACTATAAATGAAGATAAAGAGTTGTTTGTGTTAAAAGATTACAACACAGTGGTTGAGCAATCTAAAAAAACAATAGTAGAAAAAGATATGATACATCGTGTTAAAGGGATACTGCATCAGTATGTTCATAAAGATGTAAAACATAAACTATTAAGTAATCTATTTATACAAGTAGGTAAAGATTATAGACTAGATGTAACACAGTCTTATCATGTAAAATCAAAAAGTGAAAAACACACTACAGGAACTTTTGAGATTTTAGCCCAAGATGGAATAAGTTTAAAATGCGGCGGGAGTGTACTAACGGTTGATGGAAGCGGGATACACCTAAAAGCTCCAAATGTAGATACGGCATCAGGCAATGGCGGAGTTGAAGCAACAGCAGTTGAAAAAGTTGAAATAGAAAAACCGGTATATAATAAAGTAAGAGTTACAAGCCTTAGTGTAGATGTTGAAAAACAAGTTGACATTACAGATATACTTACTTTTACGGCAGAAGTAGAAGTATATGAAGATGATGCATGGGTAGCAAAAACAGAACTCACAGATACTCAAAAATCACAAGTAGTTTGGGCATTTGTAAAAAATAATGATGAAAATGACAAAGATATACTCACAGACAATCCGGTGAACGACAACATAACAGAAGATGGTTTAACCATGACTGTAAATGTAGATGAAGAAAATATATATAAATACGCACACGTTCATTGTTATGTAGCCGATAGTGAGAATGAAGGTTATGCTATGAGTGAACTTAAACGTTATCTTGAGGTGGAAAATATCTTGCCTAATGGAGGCTTAGATGAAAACTCAAAAGTGGATTGTCAAGCTATACTGAATGTAGAAGACCCAAGAGCTGATGAACTAGAACAAATAAGATGGTCAATCAACGATAAAGATAAAGCAGAGTTTAATGGTAAAGAAACGATAACACACGATATGAACAATGAATCTACACGCTCGGTTATGTTTAATGCTTATATAGATGGTTCAAAAGAACTAATGGCATCATGTGAATTGCAAAATACAAAAAAAGTACAAGAAAGTTCAAACACAACATCCAATGAAAAATCTTCTTCAAAAAACAGAGATATAGAACATGATGAAATATAA
- a CDS encoding tetratricopeptide repeat protein — translation MKYKLSILLLLVSILNAEIKECFLVENKTEFIGCLESEVKKSDSVKDTNFLASIYVNDKEYEKAIKLYEKSVEKGDVKAMYYLGGIYNEALKDYDKALYWFERSYEYNYKDSSAFVAEILSKKFNNNQEAVKNYLQKRIDANDSKAYEFLGAYEYNLKNYKKAIDYYKKAVKAYNSPQAMYAIGSIYYQHLKDTNKGMKWLKKASKLQHPDGVYSVGFIYKDKKEYKKAIEWFNKALDLGVKGSHYAISECYRKMGEFDKAKEQYLKMVKEGNIKGYREIGVMYSLYPEIKDEIKEMKWYERGIEARDGSAAAAAAVGFRDKKDYENFLKYNKIAYSLGYAGGANEIAYYYLRTVKDEKKAIEWGKRANRLGDPMFLKFLKNIGVYDE, via the coding sequence ATGAAATATAAATTATCTATATTACTCCTCTTAGTAAGTATTTTAAACGCAGAGATAAAAGAGTGCTTTTTAGTTGAAAATAAGACGGAGTTTATAGGATGTTTAGAGAGTGAAGTAAAAAAGAGTGATAGTGTAAAAGATACAAACTTTTTAGCATCTATATATGTAAACGATAAAGAGTATGAAAAAGCTATAAAACTTTATGAGAAGTCTGTAGAAAAAGGTGATGTAAAAGCTATGTACTACTTAGGTGGTATATATAACGAAGCTTTAAAAGATTATGACAAAGCACTTTACTGGTTTGAGAGAAGTTATGAGTATAACTACAAAGACTCTTCTGCATTTGTAGCTGAGATTTTAAGTAAAAAGTTTAATAATAATCAAGAAGCAGTCAAAAACTATCTTCAAAAAAGAATAGATGCAAACGACTCAAAAGCTTATGAATTTTTGGGAGCATATGAATACAATTTAAAAAATTATAAAAAAGCGATAGATTATTATAAAAAAGCAGTAAAAGCTTATAATAGTCCACAAGCGATGTATGCTATAGGAAGTATATATTATCAACACCTCAAAGATACAAATAAGGGTATGAAGTGGTTAAAAAAAGCATCTAAACTTCAACATCCAGATGGAGTATATAGTGTTGGTTTTATATATAAAGATAAAAAAGAATATAAAAAAGCTATAGAGTGGTTTAATAAAGCACTAGATTTAGGAGTAAAAGGTTCCCATTATGCAATATCAGAGTGTTATCGTAAAATGGGAGAGTTTGATAAAGCAAAAGAGCAATACCTAAAGATGGTAAAAGAGGGAAATATAAAAGGATATAGAGAAATAGGTGTCATGTATAGTCTTTATCCTGAAATTAAAGATGAAATAAAAGAGATGAAATGGTATGAAAGAGGGATAGAGGCAAGAGATGGTTCAGCAGCAGCAGCAGCAGCAGTAGGCTTTAGGGATAAAAAAGATTATGAAAATTTTTTAAAGTATAACAAAATAGCGTATAGTTTGGGATATGCTGGTGGTGCAAATGAGATAGCATATTATTATCTAAGAACCGTAAAAGATGAAAAAAAAGCAATTGAGTGGGGTAAGAGAGCAAACAGACTAGGCGATCCAATGTTTTTAAAATTTCTAAAAAATATAGGGGTATATGATGAGTAA
- a CDS encoding T6SS phospholipase effector Tle1-like catalytic domain-containing protein, with protein sequence MSKPFSIGTVVYNGSEFMSVAKVLSNEEVSSTSHDMCVPRDEYNHWAYLIVGYEESKSLRTGVKEDKKILENIKNKYIQILKSAIESTEGKIQSNGYEIDNKLVYHQISGVKSTKNLKHFLQSEKFTCQAKKLKDSENSILQSRMYLKLTNQEANQLLQKEYDTLNPDQKKKVHAYAFVAMPYTYSNDKLKLNSEAVFVAFMPRVQFEAGVFFDGTLNNMYNTNLRVDFEKYTQAQVDVLGGFSSQEKISTNGPKRFLEGAPKEEVLEKIQTDLKKSINFYKNGIGDSKLKDYVEKSAKGASEELYAYFEDVLSRKASSVEEFVKEELLPDKGSYQNDQSNIAILHSLYDTNIKDSKSKGEFFRKSIYITGAGSYNPYLKKEHESDALLGKALGMGETGVLAKVNQACKFIKESIEQKNLSYIDTLVFDVFGFSRGAAEARHFVNSIADELDLKLKNDNKEFVLYKKDGSNLYPYLIKEIEGKKDEVIIDKIVFRFVGIFDTVSHYGLYQEDDKEDELNLVFDDTKISNVLHLVAKDEYRENFALTKLQTNVRHFEEKSFHGAHSDIGGGYIDGKDEKIQLYKSYNIRENSLVKTKKSLESKLKKWNKKYRWLQNDLISYKYDVKDGFYIQITKRIRGSHRNVSYTLSAWMIRSSVSSEYSKIPLEYMHKKLKELKIPFTSLGTHKVTDSILKQNQQKIVNLDENTIKSIRAKYFHHSSDLSGVGMDGADAIDDSEFYGKRVVY encoded by the coding sequence ATGAGTAAACCTTTTAGTATAGGCACAGTAGTATATAACGGCAGTGAGTTTATGTCTGTTGCAAAGGTACTTAGCAATGAAGAAGTTTCTAGTACATCACACGATATGTGTGTACCTCGCGATGAGTACAACCACTGGGCTTACCTGATAGTCGGGTATGAAGAGAGTAAAAGTTTAAGAACAGGTGTAAAAGAAGATAAAAAGATTTTAGAAAACATAAAAAATAAATACATCCAAATACTAAAAAGTGCCATAGAGTCAACCGAGGGTAAGATACAGAGTAATGGATATGAGATAGATAACAAACTCGTGTATCATCAAATAAGCGGAGTAAAATCCACTAAAAACCTAAAACATTTTTTACAATCTGAAAAGTTTACTTGTCAGGCAAAAAAACTAAAAGATAGTGAAAACTCTATACTCCAAAGTAGGATGTACTTAAAACTTACCAACCAAGAAGCAAATCAGCTTTTACAAAAAGAGTACGATACACTAAACCCGGACCAGAAGAAAAAAGTACACGCTTATGCATTTGTAGCCATGCCCTACACATACAGTAATGATAAGCTTAAGTTAAATAGTGAAGCTGTTTTTGTAGCTTTTATGCCAAGGGTGCAGTTTGAAGCAGGTGTGTTTTTTGATGGGACACTTAACAATATGTACAACACAAACTTAAGGGTTGACTTTGAAAAATATACACAAGCACAAGTCGATGTTTTAGGTGGATTTTCTTCTCAAGAAAAAATATCAACAAATGGTCCAAAAAGATTTTTAGAAGGTGCTCCAAAAGAAGAAGTTTTAGAAAAAATCCAAACAGATTTAAAAAAGAGTATAAACTTTTATAAAAATGGTATTGGAGATAGTAAGCTGAAAGATTATGTCGAAAAAAGTGCGAAGGGAGCATCTGAGGAGCTTTATGCGTACTTTGAAGATGTACTATCAAGAAAAGCTTCCAGCGTGGAGGAATTTGTAAAAGAGGAACTGTTGCCGGATAAAGGAAGCTACCAAAACGACCAAAGCAATATAGCCATACTTCACAGTCTTTACGACACGAACATAAAAGACTCTAAAAGCAAAGGGGAGTTTTTTAGAAAAAGTATCTATATTACCGGAGCCGGGAGTTATAACCCTTACCTTAAAAAAGAACATGAGAGCGATGCACTTTTAGGAAAAGCTTTGGGTATGGGAGAGACAGGAGTACTAGCAAAAGTAAACCAAGCCTGCAAGTTTATAAAAGAGAGTATTGAACAGAAAAACCTAAGTTACATAGATACCTTGGTATTTGATGTTTTTGGTTTTAGCAGGGGTGCGGCGGAAGCTAGACACTTTGTAAACTCTATAGCAGATGAGTTGGATCTAAAACTTAAAAATGATAATAAAGAGTTTGTTCTTTATAAAAAAGACGGCTCAAACCTTTACCCTTATCTAATAAAAGAGATAGAGGGTAAAAAAGATGAAGTGATTATAGATAAGATAGTATTTCGTTTTGTAGGTATATTTGATACGGTTTCACACTATGGACTTTATCAAGAAGACGACAAAGAAGATGAGTTAAATCTTGTATTTGACGATACAAAAATATCAAACGTGTTGCACTTAGTCGCAAAAGATGAATATAGAGAAAACTTTGCCCTTACCAAACTTCAAACAAATGTAAGACATTTTGAAGAAAAATCTTTTCATGGTGCACATTCGGATATAGGCGGTGGATATATAGATGGAAAAGATGAAAAAATACAACTTTATAAAAGTTACAATATAAGAGAAAATTCCTTAGTAAAAACAAAAAAAAGTTTAGAGTCAAAACTTAAAAAGTGGAATAAAAAATATAGATGGTTACAAAACGATCTAATCAGCTATAAGTATGATGTAAAAGATGGATTTTATATACAAATAACAAAACGTATTCGAGGAAGTCATAGAAATGTAAGTTACACTTTATCTGCTTGGATGATAAGAAGCAGTGTAAGTTCCGAGTACTCAAAAATTCCTCTTGAGTATATGCATAAAAAACTAAAAGAGTTAAAAATACCGTTTACGTCACTTGGCACTCATAAAGTTACAGACTCTATCCTAAAACAAAACCAACAAAAAATAGTAAATTTAGATGAAAATACTATTAAGTCAATAAGGGCAAAGTATTTTCACCATTCAAGTGATTTAAGTGGGGTAGGAATGGATGGTGCAGATGCTATAGATGATAGTGAATTTTATGGAAAAAGGGTTGTATATTAG
- a CDS encoding CZB domain-containing protein has product MDKQQTLEHLRAAKASHLEWTQHAKFLIRGMNIEEKAIPVNSMDCNFGKWFYKEGQKLNGLPNNPAECMSEIEQLHFQLHDVYFNIYNIYYTKQKKGFLSKIFGDKREVSAQDVKMAEKYFEELEVISKKLIEELNRLERRLLAVPDKKIEELF; this is encoded by the coding sequence ATGGATAAACAGCAAACTTTGGAACACTTACGTGCAGCCAAAGCTTCCCATTTAGAGTGGACACAACATGCAAAATTTTTAATACGCGGAATGAATATTGAAGAAAAAGCAATACCTGTAAATTCTATGGACTGTAACTTTGGCAAATGGTTTTACAAAGAAGGTCAAAAACTTAACGGACTTCCTAACAATCCTGCGGAATGTATGAGTGAAATAGAGCAACTGCATTTTCAACTCCACGATGTTTATTTTAATATATATAACATCTATTATACTAAACAAAAAAAAGGATTTCTCAGTAAAATCTTTGGAGATAAAAGAGAAGTCTCTGCTCAAGATGTTAAAATGGCAGAAAAATATTTTGAAGAATTAGAAGTAATTTCTAAAAAACTTATTGAAGAGTTAAACCGTTTGGAAAGAAGACTTTTAGCAGTACCCGACAAAAAAATAGAAGAACTATTTTAA